The genomic region GCCCCAGCATAAATCTGGAAAAATTAGATTTTACTGAGAAAAATATAAGAAATTTCTAGCCAAAATCTCAGCTCTACTAACTGATGCTTTTAAAGAGTTATCATTCATCAGTTCGTCAATCGAGCAACAATGAACTTAAGCTGCATAGAGCAATTGCTCATGACGAAATCGCTCAAGCATGACTTAACAATCAGTATTTAGTCATGAGTTCGCTCGGTCTTTCCACGAACGATATCGATTATTACTTATGCCACTCACCTGAGAACTAATTGCTATCTATTCAAGGAGGAACTGTATGAGACTTGAAGGTAAAGTTGCCCTGGTAACAGGTAGCAGTCAAGGAATCGGACAGGGAATTGTCGTGCGTCTTGCTCAAGAAGGGGCAAATGTTGTCATTAACTACCGCTCGCATCCAGAAGGAGCGGCAGAAACCCTAGCAAAAGTACAAGCTGCTGGTGGTAGATGCTACATGGCTCAATGTCCCAGTTCCCAGGGATATACGATTCAAGCAGACTTAGGTAGCGTACGTGAGGTACGTCAATTGATTGGCGAAAGTATCGAGTATTTTGGCAAGGTAGATATTTTAGTTAATAATGCTGGAATTGAAAAACACGCTCCATTTTGGGAAATTACGGAAGCTGACTATGATACCGTGATGAATGTGAATTTGAAAGGAGTCTTTTTTGCTACTCAAACTTTTGTACAACACCTAATTGAAACTAAAAGATCTGGAAAAATTATCAATATCAGCTCGGTGCATGAGGAACTGCCATTTCCTAACTTCACGGCGTATTGTGCTAGTAAAGGTGGCATAAAAATGCTGACTCGCAACTTAGCAGTCGAACTAGGTTCTTTGGGCATCACAATTAATAACGTAGCACCTGGCGCAATAGAAACTCCAATCAATACCCAGCTCTTGCACAACCCCCAAAAGTTGGGTGCATTGTTGAAAAATATTCCCCTCGGTCGTTTGGGACAACCGCAAGATGTTGCTTCTTTGGTTGCCTTTTTAGCATCCCCCGATGCTGACTACGTTACGGGTAGCACTTTCTTTGTCGATGGTGGCTTGCTTTGGAATTATCAAGAGCAGTAAGGAGAATCGATTCATGTCAGACTCACCTCTATTTATTCCCGTCATTCTCGGTACTCCCCGCCAAGGTCGTCAAAGCGAATACGTTGCTAAATTTATCGTCGAGCAACTTTCGGTAAGGGATGGCATTGACTTTTGACTTGTTAAATATGAACGCTCTGAGCCGTCACTATCCCGAATATTTGATGGAAGCTGCAGGACTTGGCATTTTTATGATTTCTGCCAGTGTTGTGACAGCCTTGCTAGAACATCCAGCGTCGCCGCTGCGACAAGCAATTGTCGAGCCGTTATTACGCCGTTGCATTATTGGGATAGCAATGGGTTTAACCGCGATCGCGATCGTCTATTCCCCTTGGGGTAAGCAGTCTGGAGCGCACATCAATCCAGTCGTTACATTTACATTCTGGCGCTTGGGCAAGATTAAACGATGGGATGCATTCTTCTACATCGTGGCGCAATTTGTCGGCGGATTGTTGGGACTGTGGTTAGTTGCAGTGGTATGGAGAGATGCGATCGCCGATCCAGCAGTCAATTATGTTGTAACTGTTCCTGGGGAAGCTGGTGTAGGTGTTGCCTTCTGCGCCGAGCTAATAATTTCCTTTGGCATAATGCTGACGATTCTATTTGTATCGAATATCCCAAAACTAGCTCGATTTACTGGGCTATTTGCAGGCTTATTAGTTGCAACTTACATCACGGTAGAAGCACCATTATCAGGTATGAGCATGAATCCCGCCCGTACCCTTGCTTCGGCAATTGGGGCGCAGACTTGGACGGCAATTTGGATTTATTTCACTGCCCCACTGTTAGGGATGCTGCTAGCAGCCGAACTTTACGTGCGCCTCAAAGGGCGTAAAGCAGTCCGCTGCGCCAAACTCCACCATCACAATAACAAACGCTGCATCTTTCGCTGTGGCTATCGGGGACAGTGACCAGTGACCAGTGACCAGTGACTACTAGGAGAGAATTGATGCTTGCAAGTCTTAGACAAATTCAAAATCCCGTCCTCAGAACTGTTACGGGAGCAAGCGCGGCATTTGCGATCGCAACTATTGTTTCTGGTGCAGTCGTTGGTTTAGTAAATGTTAGAGACAAAGCTAGATTGAGCGTGTATGCTTCATTACTGGGAACTGGTGGCGGCGCTCTGGTTGGTTTAGTTGCGGCTAGAAGGGTCAGTACAAAAGCACCGATCGCTCAACCCACAACTGCTAGCACAACTTGGCAGGACTGGCGCAATTTTGTTGTCGTTCGCAAGGTAAAAGAGAGCGAGGAAATCACCTCGTTCTATCTCAAACCAGAGGATAACGGTGAAATTCCTAGCTTTCAACCAGGGCAGTTTTTAACCATCAAACTAGACATTCCTGGGCAAGCCAAACCAATTATTCGTACCTATTCGCTCTCAGATTATCCCGAACCTTGCGAATACTATCGCCTTTCAATTAAGCGGGAACCAGCTCCCCAAGGGTTAGATGTACCACCAGGAATCGCGTCTAACTTCATGCACGATCGCATCCATCAGGGATCGATCGTTCCGGCTAAGCCGCCCAAAGGTAAATTTGTTCTCGATATCAACAAGTCTTTACCAGTCGTACTCATTAGCAATGGTGTGGGAATTACTCCCATGCTCAGTATGGTAAAAGCTTGTAGTCGTCTCAATCTCAACCGACCAATTTGGTTTTTGCATGGGGCGCGAGATGGTCGATTTCATGCATTTCGAGATGAAGTATTGGCGATCGCACAGCAGAATCTTAACCTACACGTACACTTTTGCTACAGCCGTCCGCAATCGGAAGATGAAGGACATTATCACGGTATCGGTTATGTAGATGCAGCTCTGGTTAAAAGCTTAGTAAGGCAAGATGCTGAGTATTTTCTCTGTGGTTCTCCAGCTTTTATGGAGTCTCTGATGGTAGGACTTCAGAAATCGGGAGTAGCTAGTAGTTCCATCTTGTTTGAATCTTTTGGTAAACCGATGAAAGCCACGTCCGAGAAACAACTTTCTATTGCAAGTGGGGATGAGGAAGTTGCAGCAGCAGAAATTGTTTTTGTTAAATCGGGCAAAACCTTAACTTGGCGCGAGACTGAAGGAACAATTCTGGAATTTGCTGAAGCTAACGATCTCGATCCTGCCTACAGTTGTCGTATGGGTATCTGCGGCACTTGTCAGTGCAAAATCCAAGCAGGTGAGGTTGCTTATCAAGAACCACCAACGGCAGAAGTTGATGAAGGTGCGGTTCTAATTTGTATTTCTAAACCTAAAACGGCAAGAATTGTCCTCGATCTTTGATAAGTAGCACTACAGTTATGACTAAGCAACTAACTCAAATCGCCAGAATATTGTTCGCAGTTGGTACATTTGTCGCGATTGCTACTACACACACTCAAGTATATTCACAGCCAAGCGATCGGCTAGCTTCGACTGTAACCCAGCCAGCTCGGTCAGATGTGACTACTGTAGAATCGGTAGGCATGACAGTTGCAGACATGGATCGGGCGATCGCCTTTTATTCTCAAGTGCTTTCCTTCCAGAAAGTCTCGGATGTAGAAGTTTTGGGAACCCAATACGAACAATTACAAGGATTGTTTGGCGTGCGAATGCGCGTGGTACGGTTGCAGCTAGGTAGCGAATTTATCGAGTTAACTGAGTATCTCACCCCCAAGGGCAAACCATTTCCAGTTGATTCGCGCAGTCACGATCGCTGGTTTCAACATATTGCGATTGCTGTTAGCGATATGGATAAAGCTTACCAACACTTACGCAAGTTTAAAGTACAATACGCCTCCACTGCCCCGCAACGCATCCCCGACTGGAACAAAGCAGCAGCAGGAATTCGAGCCTTCTATTTTCGCGATCCGGATGGTCATTACCTAGAAGCTATTTATTTTCCCCCAGATAAAGGCGATCCAAAATGGCAACAGCCGACAAACCAACTATTTTTAGGCATTGACCACACCGCGATCGTTGTTTCTAACACCGCAGCTAGCCTGAAATTCTATCGCGATCTCCTGGGTATGAGGCTAGCGGGAAAAAGTGAAAATTACGGTACGGAACAAGAGTATCTCAACAACGTATTTGGGGCAAGGTTGCATATTAGTAGTTTGCGATCGCGCCTTGCTTCCCCTGGAATTGAGTTTCTCGAATACCTCACCCCCAGAGATGGGCGACCTTTCCCAACTGATGCTCGTCCTAACGATTTATTGCATTGGCAAACTACACTGGTCGTGAAAGATGCAGCAGCAACAGCTCAAAAGTTGCAACGACATCGAGCTACGTTTATTTCTCCTAGTGTCGTAGTCATTCCTGGGCAGAAGTTAGGCTTTAAAAAAGGGTTTTTAGTGCGAGATCCCGATGGTCACGTCATGCGTTTGGTGGAAAAATAACAGCGTGAATTCAGAATTTTTGCTTAGCCTGTATTCAGGGCGATCGCATTTCTAAAATTCTTCAACCAAAATATTAAATATTATCTTGGTAACTACTAGTAGTTAATTAAGCGCAGCTTTTATTTTTCACTTTTCACTTTTGAATTTTCTAAGGAAGACTTATGATGACAGCCTTAACCCAAGAAGAAATCAGGTTAAAAGCAGCCCTGAAACACGAAGCGCACTGGCGCAAATGGGGTCCATACTTGAGCGATCGCCAATGGGGTACAGTCCGCGAAGACTATAGCTCTTATGGTACTGCCTGGGACTACTTTACCCACGACCAAGCGAGATCGCGTGCCTACCGTTGGGGTGAAGATGGCATCGCTGGTATTTCCGACAACCATCAAAGATTGTGTTTTGCGATCGCGCTTTGGAATGGCGAAGATCCAATTCTCAAAGAAAGACTTTTTGGTCTAACAGGTAATGAAGGAAATCATGGGGAAGATGTCAAAGAATATTACTTTTATCTTGACAATACCCCGACTCATTCTTACATGAAAGCACTTTATAAATACCCGCATCAAGCATTTCCTTACAGTCAATTAGTGGAAGAAAATAGACGAAGAAATCGTAGAGAGCCAGAACTCGAACTAATAGATACAGGTATCTTTGATGAAAATCGTTACTTTGATGTCTTTATCGAATATGCCAAGCATTCTGCTGAAAATATTCTGATTCAAATTCAGGTAATCAACAGGGGAGCAGAAGCAAAAACGCTACATATTTTACCAACACTATGGTTTCGTAACACTTGGTCTTGGACTAAAGATGAGAACAAGCCGATTCTACAAAAAATTGGGCATTGCATAATAGAGGTATGAATTGAGGTAAGTTGCGATGCAATGTCCAGAGTGCCAATCAACTCATATTCGGAAGAATGGCATCAAGCGAGGTAAACAGAACCACATTTGTGTTGATTGTGGGCGACAATTCATTGAACACTATGAAACATGCAGAGGTTACAGCGATGAAGTCAAACGGGAATGCTTGAAAATGTATGTGAATGGCATCGGTTTTCGAGGAATTGAACGAGTTAAAGGTGTTCATCATACGACAATCATTCACTGGCTCAAGCAAGTAGGTAACAATCTGCCTGATGCTGATGCCCCAGAAACAGTCCCCCAAGTCGGTGAACTAGATGAACTAGAAACCTTCGTCGGTGCAAAAAAAACAAAATCTGGCTGTGGACAGCAGTAGATCACTTCACTTCAGGGATTTTAGGTTGGGCGTTGGGCGACCATAGTGCTGAAACCTTTGCCCCGCTATGGGCGATCGTTGCCCAATGGCGGTGCTACTTTTATGTTACGGATGGTTGGAGTGTTTATCCAGGTTTTATTCCAGACGGCGATCAAATTGTCAGTAAGACTTATATGACCAGAGTTGAGTCCGAAAATACAAGACTGAGGCACTATCTGGCTCGGCTGCATCGAAAGACACTGTGCTACTCCAAATCAGAAGAAATGCTGAAATATTCAATTCGATTGTTACTGCACTATCTCAAATTCTGGAATGTTCCAGTTCCTCAATAGTTCATATCTCTATTCAGCAACGCCAAAAATTGAATCTGGTAACGGTTTAAGCGCGATCGCGGCTTTTCATCCCACTTTGGGAAA from Chroococcidiopsis sp. SAG 2025 harbors:
- a CDS encoding glucose 1-dehydrogenase, whose amino-acid sequence is MRLEGKVALVTGSSQGIGQGIVVRLAQEGANVVINYRSHPEGAAETLAKVQAAGGRCYMAQCPSSQGYTIQADLGSVREVRQLIGESIEYFGKVDILVNNAGIEKHAPFWEITEADYDTVMNVNLKGVFFATQTFVQHLIETKRSGKIINISSVHEELPFPNFTAYCASKGGIKMLTRNLAVELGSLGITINNVAPGAIETPINTQLLHNPQKLGALLKNIPLGRLGQPQDVASLVAFLASPDADYVTGSTFFVDGGLLWNYQEQ
- a CDS encoding MIP/aquaporin family protein, giving the protein MNALSRHYPEYLMEAAGLGIFMISASVVTALLEHPASPLRQAIVEPLLRRCIIGIAMGLTAIAIVYSPWGKQSGAHINPVVTFTFWRLGKIKRWDAFFYIVAQFVGGLLGLWLVAVVWRDAIADPAVNYVVTVPGEAGVGVAFCAELIISFGIMLTILFVSNIPKLARFTGLFAGLLVATYITVEAPLSGMSMNPARTLASAIGAQTWTAIWIYFTAPLLGMLLAAELYVRLKGRKAVRCAKLHHHNNKRCIFRCGYRGQ
- a CDS encoding 2Fe-2S iron-sulfur cluster-binding protein, whose product is MLASLRQIQNPVLRTVTGASAAFAIATIVSGAVVGLVNVRDKARLSVYASLLGTGGGALVGLVAARRVSTKAPIAQPTTASTTWQDWRNFVVVRKVKESEEITSFYLKPEDNGEIPSFQPGQFLTIKLDIPGQAKPIIRTYSLSDYPEPCEYYRLSIKREPAPQGLDVPPGIASNFMHDRIHQGSIVPAKPPKGKFVLDINKSLPVVLISNGVGITPMLSMVKACSRLNLNRPIWFLHGARDGRFHAFRDEVLAIAQQNLNLHVHFCYSRPQSEDEGHYHGIGYVDAALVKSLVRQDAEYFLCGSPAFMESLMVGLQKSGVASSSILFESFGKPMKATSEKQLSIASGDEEVAAAEIVFVKSGKTLTWRETEGTILEFAEANDLDPAYSCRMGICGTCQCKIQAGEVAYQEPPTAEVDEGAVLICISKPKTARIVLDL
- a CDS encoding VOC family protein encodes the protein MTKQLTQIARILFAVGTFVAIATTHTQVYSQPSDRLASTVTQPARSDVTTVESVGMTVADMDRAIAFYSQVLSFQKVSDVEVLGTQYEQLQGLFGVRMRVVRLQLGSEFIELTEYLTPKGKPFPVDSRSHDRWFQHIAIAVSDMDKAYQHLRKFKVQYASTAPQRIPDWNKAAAGIRAFYFRDPDGHYLEAIYFPPDKGDPKWQQPTNQLFLGIDHTAIVVSNTAASLKFYRDLLGMRLAGKSENYGTEQEYLNNVFGARLHISSLRSRLASPGIEFLEYLTPRDGRPFPTDARPNDLLHWQTTLVVKDAAATAQKLQRHRATFISPSVVVIPGQKLGFKKGFLVRDPDGHVMRLVEK
- a CDS encoding IS1 family transposase (programmed frameshift); translation: MQCPECQSTHIRKNGIKRGKQNHICVDCGRQFIEHYETCRGYSDEVKRECLKMYVNGIGFRGIERVKGVHHTTIIHWLKQVGNNLPDADAPETVPQVGELDELETFVGGKKNKIWLWTAVDHFTSGILGWALGDHSAETFAPLWAIVAQWRCYFYVTDGWSVYPGFIPDGDQIVSKTYMTRVESENTRLRHYLARLHRKTLCYSKSEEMLKYSIRLLLHYLKFWNVPVPQ